One genomic region from Oncorhynchus gorbuscha isolate QuinsamMale2020 ecotype Even-year linkage group LG13, OgorEven_v1.0, whole genome shotgun sequence encodes:
- the LOC123992484 gene encoding amyloid protein-binding protein 2-like, which yields MAAVELDWIPETLYNTAISAVVDNYSRSRKDIRSLPENIRFDVYYKLYQQGQLCQLGGEFCELEVFAKVLRASDKRHLLHHCFQALMDHGVKVASVLANSFSRRCSYIAESDAHVKEKAIQFGFILGGFLSDAGWYCDAEKVFLSCLQLSTLHDEVLHWYRAVECCVRLLHVRNGNCKYHQGEETFKLAQSYMDKLAKHGHHANKAALYGELCALLFAKSHYDEAYRWCIEAMKEITEGLPVKVMVDVLRQASKACVVKREFRKAEQLIKHAVFLAREHFGQKHPKYSDTLLDYGFYLLNVDNICQSVAIYQTALDIRQSVFGGKNIHVATAHEDLAYSSYVHQYSSGKFANALFHAERAIDIITHILPEDHLLLASSKRVKALILEEIAIDCHNKETEERLLQEAYDLHLSSLQLAKKAFGEFNVQTAKHYGNLGRLYQSMRKFKEAEEMHIKAIQIKEQLLGQEDYEVALSVGHLASLYNYDMNQYEDAERLYRRSISIGKKLFGEGYSGLEYDYRGLIKLYNSVGNYEKVFEYHNVLSDWNQLRDRQFAVADALEDVNTSPQQTQEVVQTFLLAQSYGPSRACLG from the exons ATGGCGGCGGTGGAGCTAGACTGGATCCCTGAAACACTGTACAACACTGCTATATCTGCAGTGGTGGACAACTACAGTCGATCTAGAAAGGACATTCGCTCCCTTCCTGAAAATATACGGTTTGATGTATACTATAAG CTATACCAACAGGGCCAGCTATGCCAGCTGGGAGGGGAGTTCTGTGAGCTGGAGGTTTTTGCCAAAGTTCTGCGAGCTTCTGACAAAAG ACACCTGCTACATCACTGTTTCCAGGCCCTGATGGACCATGGAGTCAAGGTGGCCTCCGTACTGGCCAACTCCTTCAGCCGTCGCTGCTCCTACATTGCAGAGTCAGACGCCCACGTCAAGGAGAAGGCCATTCAGTTCGGCTTCATTTTAG GTGGCTTCCTGTCTGACGCAGGCTGGTACTGTGATGCAGAGAAGGTGTTCCTGTCGTGCCTGCAGCTGAGCACGCTCCACGACGAGGTGCTGCACTGGTACCGAGCTGTGGAGTGCTGCGTCAG GCTGCTCCATGTCCGTAATGGGAACTGTAAATACCACCAGGGAGAAGAGACATTCAAGCTGGCCCAGTCCTACATGGACAAACTAGCCAAACACGGCCACCACGCTAACAAAGCAGCCCTATATGGAGAGCTGTGTGCCTTGCTCTTTGCCAAGAGTCACTACGATGAG GCCTACAGGTGGTGTATAGAAGCCATGAAGGAGATCACAGAGGGCCTGCCTGTCAAAGTGATGGTGGATGTCCTCAGGCAAGCCTCCAAG GCCTGTGTTGTGAAGAGGGAGTTCAGGAAAGCAGAACAGCTGATTAAACACGCTGTGTTTCTGGCACG GGAGCATTTTGGACAAAAGCATCCCAAATACTCAGACACTCTTCTGGACTATGGCTTCTACCTCCTGAACGTAGATAACATCTGCCAGTCAGTGGCCATCTACCAG ACAGCTCTGGACATCAGACAGTCTGTATTCGGGGGGAAGAACATCCACGTAGCGACGGCTCACGAAGACCTGGCTTACTCCTCCTACGTACACCAGTACAGCTCAGGGAAATTCGCCAACGCTCT ATTCCATGCAGAACGTGCCATAGACATCATAACTCACATTCTCCCTGAAGACCATCTACTACTGGCCTCCTCCAAGAGGGTCAAAG CTCTGATCCTGGAGGAGATCGCCATCGACTGCCACAACAAGGAGACGGAGGAACGTCTACTGCAGGAGGCCTATGACCTGCACCTGTCCTCTCTGCAGCTGGCCAAGAAAGCCTTCGGAGAGTTCAACGTCCAGACCGCCAAACACTACGGAAACCTGGGACGGCTCTACCAGTCCATGAGGAAGTTCAAG GAGGCTGAAGAGATGCACATCAAGGCCATCCAGATCAAGGAGCAGCTTCTGGGGCAGGAGGACTATGAGGTGGCTCTGTCTGTGGGTCATCTGGCCTCACTCTATAACTATGACATGAACCAGTATGAAGATGCTGAGAGACTCTACCGACGGTCCATCTCCATCG GTAAGAAACTATTTGGCGAGGGCTACAGCGGTCTGGAGTACGACTACCGGGGGCTGATCAAACTCTACAACTCAGTAGGGAACTATGAGAAGGTGTTTGAGTATCACAACGTCCTGTCCGACTGGAACCAGCTCCGGGATAGGCAGTTTGCTGTGGCGGACGCCCTAGAGGATGTTAATACTAGTCCCCAGCAGACACAGGAAGTGGTACAGACCTTCCTACTGGCCCAGAGCTATGGGCCTTCACGAGCCTGCCTgggctga